The genomic DNA ATGGTGTTTGACTTGACAGTGTATAGTTTCCACTAAAATCACCTACATTCtatgggttgttcttgtttTTCACTCCTTAGCATATTAATAGGTTGGCGGTGTATTAatatattgttgtttttattacatttgattattatttggaaaatgctttacttaattttttttctaggaGATTCTTAAGGAGGTGTCTGGACCTAGTGTTCATCCTGTCTTAAGTAATACTCGGCGCCCAGGAGTGGCTACTGTTGAAGCTCACACCAAGGTATAAGCAATTAGAGCGTCGATTATCTTTTTAACTGCCATAATATGTGAATGAAAAGCTTCATTTCCTAAGGCAGAAATGAAATTATAGTGCAACTTGATTGATTACTGTGTTTGATATCATGGTTGTGTCCTATTTCTGTGTATATTTATTATTGGACGGCTTTCTATGTATCTTGTCAAGATCATTTGGtcttcatttctttaatttcctgCTGTCTAAATACTGGTCTAACTTTGGCTGGGGAtgacatttgttaatttctagCTCATGAGAGTTTCAAGCTTATAGATAATGATCAAGTGCATGTGCCCTTAATTATTTATAGaagttaattgtaaaaaaaatcactagaaAACTATCCTAGCTGTTATTTGAGAGGTAAGTGTTGTTAAGCATACTGCTGATGAAGTTCGTGAATCCCTTggaattgcgatcgatcgcatgcATTATCAAGGCAAATGTttttggtagtgcgatcgatcgcactacacACTGAAGTTAAGCCCCTGATAATGCGATCGATCATACTCACTACAAGGCAAATCTTtatggtagtgcgatcgatcgcaatacgTACTGAAGCCCCTGATAGTGCGGTCGATCGCACTCATTACAAGGCAAATGTTTTTGGTAGTGCGATGGATTGCACTGCATCAAGAAGTTAAGcccctggtagtgcgatcgatcgcacacgtgATCGTCTGAAGACTTGTATTCCTACTGCATCTCTCCTTTCTTCTCTTACGGTTGCattaaacctctcttcttctcttgtggttgtattaaaccttggttcttctcttattattacttttagattagtattaggtcttattcttatattaggattatgttattaattttttagttcacatcaacttatgttatcaaagtcGGTATGGATTatgattgtattgtcttttctatttaagttcaataaggaagcagcacagtaaacttgaaacaaagcaacattctataataaatatcatagctaacaacaatactaaaaaatgtaaaactatcattgagctaaactagtaaataaattacaaatagaaatttgttctaaactagtagcccacttctagaatattttgttaggtaacatcgcaTTGAGTTAGCATCATTTTGTgaatatttgttctaaactagtaatccacttctagaattctctcattacccatgctccttttaaactttccctcccttaatatttgagaacagacctcccatttaattctCTTAATTCctaagaatctgatcttctaattcccttgtgtgcgtacatgtaTGTAACAAATAAcctctaatagggacatcaatatggataggagttggatgcgggaaagtactcgatgttcagagcgattttaaaaaggtgtggaagaattcacgggaatggcagttaaatcagttgattcacgtgatatgacGAAGTAtccatgccgtgattgtgcaaatcgatattattgTCATATTAGCAAGGTAAAtggtcacttgtatatgaatggatttactccgacatacactcgatggatatttcacggggaaaaagatcattttagggtaaacacttctacaaacatgcacacagaggaggaaaaatgcaaaaatgtaGTTGCTAACAGAAGATACTCAGTCATATTCATTGGCTTTGGAGTGTGGCTGTTTTGTTGAAAACCAGACAAACTAGTCCTGCTGGGTGTTCACCAGACCCACGGCGCCGTGGGTCTAGCGAGACCCCATCGTGTGCGCCGCAACCCATTCTGTACATGGAAAAATCGACAAACATGGAAAAATTGATGAAACCCATTCAGTGTACCGCAAATTCGAAACCCACGAACGAAAACTCTAGAGAGGGAGAgacctatttttttttggaaagagaTGTTTAGATGAAAAATGTTGGAATGGTGTTTCAGAAAGAGATGTtcagagagggagggagagacgTTTAGATGGAAGAGATGGTGTtttagagagaagaagaagagtattttcGATTTATTAAAGAGACAAAAGAATTTATTAGGTGTTTCAGTTATATTGTGTGTTTGTGCAATAAGGTGACGTGTCCATCAACCATTGGGTGCTGCAAAAGGTTGGAATGGTGTTTCAGAAAGAGATGTTCAGAGAGGGAGGAGAGACGTTCAGATGAAAGAGATGGTGTTTtagagagaagaggaagagagacgtttttttttggaaagagaTGTTTAGATGAAAAAGGTTTAGATGAAAAACGTCTCTCCAGAGAGGGAGAGAcgtatttttttggaaagagaTGTTTAGATGAAAAAGGTTGGAATGGTGTTTCAGAAAGAGATGTtcagagagggagggagagacgTTCAGATGAAAGAGACGGTGTTTTAGAGAGAAGAGGAATAGTATTTTCGATTTATTAAAGAGACAAAAGAATTTATTAGGTGTTTCAGTTGTATTGAGTGTTTGTGCAATAAGGTGACGTGTCCATCAACCATTGGGTGTTGCAAAAGGTTGGAAATGCAGACTGACCGCATAGTAGGGGCTCCCAACTTCTTATGCTATCTACTAAGAGTAGAGATTTTCTGCAGCCTGGAGTCATTTTAGCGTCTGTCAAAGTCTGAtgtggtcaatttttttttttttttttttttttttttttttttaaatattaaagaagagggatattaaaggaaaattcaaatttgaggtattagtactaaatttgaggtattagcaccaacTTTGAGacattaacaccaaatttaggataatcgaatcccttttgggtgatacAATCCCTAAAAGATTAACCTTTCAcccataaattttagttttgaatccaaaaacaagtttttaggcattaaaaattaaatattaactcttaaaaatttaactaacaaaaagaaaaaaactgacaaaattatttattattattattttttaataaatgtcCTACGCTAGAGGCAGCCGCATAGCAGAACTCATCTACCAAAGCAAATATAACTTCCAATTGATATACCCACCCACCCTAACTGAAAAACATAAGTCTGAcctctaaaaatataaatttaaaagagtaatgcCGCACATCAATTGAAGCGGCGTGTTTTAACTATAGTGTAAAATAGGTAAATCATTCCTGCTTGAGAAAAATATACtccaagaaaattaaaaaaactaaatattgtAACACTTAATTAATTACAGATTTTGCCTAGAAGTATTCTAATAAAAGAAACCAATAaagtaagaggaaaaaaaaaaaaaaaaaaaatcgctaaAGCAGAAATCAATTATTCCAAGTTCCAAATTTACCCCACCTCCCGCCGCATCCATCTCGCTCTTTTGCAACCAAGACCGCTTGCAAAGAAGCTCTCTGCTTCTTCCCTCTTCAAACTAGAAAATTCCCTCAAAACCTACAGAAAAAATGGCCCCAAAGAACGGCCCCTCTGCTTCCACCAATCCTCCACCGTCTGATGCTTCTTCCATCAAGCTCGAATGTGGGCGCGCCGTCGCTTCCCTCCAGAGTGGAAACCACACCAAAGCGCTCAAACTCATCACAGACTCCATTTCCCGCCACAGCGGCAGAAACAACGACAACTCGTACAACTCTGCCATTCTCCACCACACACGCGCCGCCATTCACTTCAAAACCGCTTCTTTTCTTGGCGATTCTAACAAAAAACAGGAGCATCTCAACAACGCCGCCGACTCGGCCAGGGAAGCTTTAGCTTTCTCCCCGAACTCAATCTCCTTACCACTTTTCTACGCCCAAGTTCTCTTCGTGTTAGCATCACTCGACGGAAAGAATGGCTACGAAGAAGTAATAAAAGAATGCGAGCGCGCTTTGATTATAGAAGACCCAGTAGACCCTCTTAAAGATAGCTTCTTCCAAGAAGAAGAGTTCCATGGTTCGAGCCAAGAATTGCGAGTAGAGAATGTGAAACAAGAACTCAGGAAGTTGATAGCGAAATGCAAGAATCTTGGATATGAGTATTTAAACATGGAAATTAAGGACGTAATGGAGAGAGTGAGGAAGGTGGGGGCTGATATTGTGGCGACGAGGCTCTTGCAGCAGAGAAATCTTTCGACATTTGGGTTGCCTTCGCAGGCTGACACAGATGAAGACAGAGGAAAGTATTGGAATCTGGAGAGAGTGCTGACTTATTGGAAGAAATCTATGAGTGTTGAAAAGAAGTGGAGATTGTTGAAAGTGAGTATCGAAGAGCTTACAGCACATTTTAGTAAGAATACGTTGGCAAAGGCAGTTTTGAAGGAAGCAATAGACTTTGCTAAGGAGGAGAACAAATGGATTTTCTGGGTGTGTTGTTGTTGCGGGGAGAGGTTTGGAGACAGTGAACTGAACATGGAGCATCTTAAGGGTAAGCATATGGAGAATCTGTCAGAGACATTGCAGGCTAATATACCAAAAGAAATTGGTGATGAGTGGATTAAGATGGTTGAAAATGGTGTTTGGAAGCCCGTGGATGTTCTTGCCTCGGTGGATATAATAGAAAACGAGTCAAGATTTGGTCACCCAATTGATAAAGAAGGTGACCCTGAAGTTTTTCTGATCGAAATTGATGAAAATCACAAGTGGCCATTGTGTGAGGATATTGAGCGCAGGCGGATCCTTGAGAGAATTCGTGGAATGTTGCGATTGTGTCTGAGAAACAAATGCTTTGCAGTGGGCCACCTCCAGAAGTTGATGAGATATACATTGCAAGTGCTGAAAACACACATTCCAGAATCCCAAATTGAGAATCATGGACTGGACAAAACACTCCTCTGTATATGTTTTTTGGATGCTCCCCGGCTTTGCAATGTCCTTGAATTCTTAGAAACGCTGGCTTCTTCTTGTGGCTTGTATTATATTGCAGAGGAGAGTGTTCTAGATTCTGAACAGGCATTTTGCGTTAAAGAGAGGATCGTTTTCAGCAGTAACTTCTCTTGTCTCCTTTTGGATGAGAGACTGTTGCGGGGAGAGCTAATTCCCAGTACATATCAAGATGCAATTGCTGATGATGGAACTGCAGTAACTTCTGCTGTAGATGTTCGTCAAAATGCTGAGCTGACTGATGATGTTGCTTTTCCTAATTGGTTATTGACGGGTCCTGCCATTGGGGAGCGGTTGCAGGCATGGGCAAGCCTGAGAGAAACCAGAAGAAATCAAGTAATGGAGCTTTTCAAGATTCTTGAAATGGAATTTAAGCATTTGCAAAAAATGTGTTGGAAAAAACACGGGCGTATGCTATGCTGGAAAGTGCTTAGGGAGTTGGAGAGCATATGTgatgaagaacaaaagaaaagggagcaAAGTTCAGAGCCTGATCCACAAAGTCATGCATCCCTCTTGTCGAAGCTGCAGAGGCATGTTGATGCCGTGGAAGATACCATCGAGTTTACAATCACTAAGTTGAAGTTGAAAAGCATTTCGGGAATCCTGAAAGAAGGCCAAGCAGAcataattttcataaaagaaaCAATCTTCAAGCAGCAATTGGGGTTGCTTAAAGAGGTGAGTGTCCAATTTATAGATGGTAAACTTGAATAAATCCTTATCTCACCCCTCTCATATCAGAAATCAAATATAGATAAACATGCATGTGTTACTTCAAATTCTCTATGTATTCAATCAGTTGACTAAGATTTGGACCTTTTGATTACAAATATTTAAGATATCATTTTCAAAGGACTCAAATGTGCTTTGAGACTTGGAGAAATTGTTGCAGTAAAGAGTACTTGGTTTAACTCATGCTGGttgattttcaaataaactttggATATAGGGTTAAAACTTGTAATTATAAGCTTGATCTTTTATCatctgaaaaaatattttgcttttgaatACTGCCTAGACCATGGTGATCCAAATGTCccaatttcataaaatttggAGCAGGGAATCCTCTAccatgaaaaaacaaaaaaaacaaaaaaaaaaccaaaaaaacaaaaaaacaaaaaaaaaaacaaaaagaagcagAGTTCCTAATTGTTGTATAATTTCTTGAGTGTTGAAATCAAGCTTGTTTCTTGGTCTCACCATGTTCAGTTTTGCAGTTTCAGATAGTTGATGGTTTGATCCTGGTGACAAGAGCAATCATGAGACAGACAGAGCTGAAACTTGGCGTTGCATCTGCTTATGACTACCGGCCTATAATGGTGCAACTGCTCAAGTCATTCACGCAGGTTAGGCTGGATTATTTGTGTTGTTATCTTGAATGTTCTTGCCATCTTGTTGGCCTACGGCTTGATGTTTTTGTAGTAAATCTCTCTGTTAACGTTGCAGGCACGTCTAGAAAATCTAGTTGACAAAGATGCCATTGAGAAGTCTGATGCTGCTTTAGAAGTTCTCTTTGCAGATGTTGCTCTTGATACTGCTataaaaacaaagggaaaatcaaaggataaaaagaagaaaaaagatccaAAAAAGGCCAAGGATATTAAGGTTTTAGTTGCtggtttttttgttcttatttaactttattttctataaaatcTTTGAGGGAACTAATATTGTATTAATAATCTACACTTCCTGTACTGTAGGCAACAAGTAGCAGTGAGGAGCACCTTCCCCTCCACCATGAAAATGCAGAACATTATTCAGATCCAGAGATTGGTGTTCCAATAAGCAGTGATGAACTAAAACAACACACAGAGGAAAAGAAGATGGATGGAGCCATTGCAAAGAATGTAGCAGAGGGTATGCCGCTTGTCTTCTCTAAGCAGTCTGAGATTGTATACTTGCCCAGCCATGACATTCAATTTGGTACTATTAATTGGATAGATTTTTGTCATTCCCATTGTAACGCTCAAGCATTTTCACCTACTTAAATACCTACATAAATTATGGAGATCGGATGGCTGAAAAAATGGCTTGCATTAAAATTTTCCACCCGACTGACACGTGTACAAAGCAGAAGAAGTTGTTAAGGAATGCGAGGGCAAAATGACGCCGTTTTAAAGTCATTACCGGCACTTAAAAATGCCCAGAAAAATAGGTTGGTAAATTTACTGGCACGACCACAAAAAAGTGTGTTTCATCCTTGCTTATGGGCGCTTTGACTGATGCGCCCATAAATTTATAGGCGTATTTGTGCAAGCGCCggtatattttcatcatttccGGGTCAAATGAATTGGAAGGGATCCAATTGGTTATACTTAtaggtaaaattgtcattttacattttttttagatgattttttcttcaaataatacTAACTGTCCAGTTCGGAGGGGATCCTTGTCCTAATTAGTTAATGCACCgcatatattttataagtcTAACACCTAAATTTTAAAGGCACGTAATACCAGCGTTTAATATGAGCGAGTGCTTATTTTGCGTGTCAGCAAAATAAGCGCCAGTATATGCCATTTTTCTAGTAGTGCCATAATTCAGAATTGAAGAGAAGATCTTTAATTAGACTAAACCCTAGTTGCCAGACACAAATCCAAACTGTTTTTgaattccaattcattaaggcatgagattttttttgttgcttttgatGTGATTAATTGATGCAGATTGCATAGCCgttagtttgttttattttctaaaccgactttatgttgttattttattagggttagggttttgagagtatttatttcgttattttattatgtttagggttttggggtatttatgtcatgttttattaggtttaggagtcttggggctataaatacatgtttatagcctctagtttatcagtttatgttgattattgatttttgttaatgagaattactcaaagttgagtttattcctttatttttcttcaaaacctagtgagtatctagttttgtcaagaagatttcttagatcattgatagaatcaagatctagaagtatttatccgctACATATTGGTGTTCTTCGCTGTAGCCCattaagtcacgctgcatcagttggtatcagagatcaattactttccatgaatggggaggagcaaccgctttgcaaacatgaacgaggtgcactTGCGCACAGAGATAGcatgtaaggagcaaccggcaaTTCACTTGCGGCACATGAGTGATGGGCCGAACGGTTGTCATCACCAACCAAGACCACGATTCGCAGAGGCGGAAGACAAATCTATTGCTGAACATTGGCAACACACGGAGGATCAATTCAGGgatatgagggatcaaattgaagacctaactacccaattatccaacttgtgtggtcaacatgggaacgGATCTAGAAACCTGTTTGCGGAGTGATGTGCTGTCGCaggcacccaaaaataaaacctatacttctaaaaatacatgtagtagtgcgagtaagggtcgatcccacggagagtaTTTAGCCTTATTTTCTGCTACGTGAACAAGGATGGGGGGTTTTAgtataacgaaaacaattttaagaagaacaagtaaggaacaattcaaattgaaatattgaaatcaatcaaaagaactaacattggtctaagtcaacatccaccatcggaattttacaactgatcatcgatgcaaatacatatcaattcatactttgaatattcaccgttggaactattttcctatctctccttagtcgcaattaattagaaaacaaacgatctaattaaccttaactactaaacaacccaagacaagcgctaagggtttaatctagtagcagctttaagaattagagagatcgatgaagctaaacaacacaaacacaagtggttgcatttaatttcgtcGAACGTTCTTACTAAGatctaataatttctgacgcagcaaatcattaaatcttagttgcttcacaaattggagggatcaaacaactacggatttgatatctaacctagcagtagattgcaacgaataataaactagtaggcctcctagtaattaaacgagacaatcataaaaataggcacagaagaacatccaatactcaaagcataaattgaacaataaaaacaaattagatctcacagttttattgattccgaggcttccgtttccttcgaccaattatgaaagtttagctgcgcaaggccatgattaaaactcaaaggagaagttagagaagaggggagaagatgCTCTTCTAGTCTGATGATTCCCCTCTTTATACACGTTTATGACCCATACTAGAAGCTTCCAAaatctcctaaaaaaatattctaaatattatcctaaaataacaatgtccaaatttgactaattaaggaaaatattaaaaataaaataaagtactaatatAACTAGGAAGGTGGTATTTGCAGCTGGAATTTTCGTGCACCAGATCAAAACTTCCGCAAATAAACTGCGTCAGATCCGCAtattagatttgcatgctaAGGAACATTCCAGAACGTCAACAGTGTAGATGCCGCAACTTCAAGCCCGATTTCGACCTTGATACGGTCAGtatctctcaaaactcaaaacatgaatGTTGTAGaactttttcttggtgttccacagaatcttgaatcatctcaatcggagCTTGGATGAGAGAGTTAGGCCCAGATTACGAAGCGATGTCGAAACTGTCCAAAACCGCCCAATtagctttcttttgcatttaatgcctccatttgcatcctaaatcaaaataaaagaataatgagtacatttaggcaccaaataagtataaaagactaaacattaagggagaaaagtttaacattttgcattctcatcaaatTCCCCCACACTTAACTTTTGCTCGTCCTCGGGCAAAACTCAAATTCACTTTCCTAAGTACACCAAGGTTGCAACGCCATCAACAAAGAACAACCAACACTTCAAAACTCATAACATATCATGAACAAACATTCATAAACAACTTACAATTACTTAGTAAGCATTTTCACTCGAAGATGGAGTAAACTAAATAGGTAGACCCTCATGGAAATAAACACTTGACTCTCATGTGTTAGAAGGGTATGTGTTTCGCTCAAATTCATTCCAATGGAAATGATCTACCATAGGCTTGCATATCTTCTCATTCTCCATCATTGGGATCACATGCATAACACGAATCATAAGGACTTTTCAAGGGTTGTAACGGGGTTTAGGGTCAAGGTAGGAAATGTTTGGGAGTGTAGCTCAAAAGCCATCGAAACTAGTGGAGCAAAAATGAATCAACTCAAGCTTGAATATATAAGACATGTAAAACCAATCACTCCATTCAGCAGCTTCTTCAATTTGTATATATCACCTATAAACAGACCCCTTTATTGGAATTTTAGGAGGAATTATGGACATGGACAGTTTGTAATATCAAAAGCAATTTCCTCCATCacttccccattttttttttttttacatcaacgATGGAACTCACGAATTGAGAATGAGAACATGTTCCATTTCACCAGTCATAGCCATACCACAAATCCAGACACCCCCACACTTATTTCTTGCACACCCATACATATCATAATGATGAACAATGCTCCACTAGCTTTACGGCTTGGGTAAaggcattgtttttttttttttttttttttttaattcgggTTTAAAGCTTGTAACGTGGGTTCACAATAAATGATAAAGCTCAAAGGGGTTcaacaaagggaaaaaataattacaaggTAGGCTATTTGGCTTTATGTAGCTTGTAACAAAGAGGGCCTTAATCAtgttcatgcatgcatgtgtcaATATGACCTTGAAGAGAATCAAGGCAAGTTCTAGAGAAACAAATCCATGGAAGAATATCTCACATGAAAGAAAATAGTGAGACTGATATGGATGTGTCAGTCTAAAGGCTCAAAATCTCACCAGCTTTTGTCTACCAAATTTAGTCACTACCTTTCTCAAGGAAAATAACTAGACTAATTAATTCTAAGTTGGAAGATTACTTATTCAATCATGTTATGAATTTTTCAAGCTTAATTGAATCTTGCTCATGACATACACAACCAAAAATCAttgaaaaccacaaaaacaaaaggcaagactttttttttttttttttttttttaatcaaaaacaataacaaattaaaacacaacCTAAATCCCCTCCCCCACACTTAAAActtacattgtccccaatgtaaggtgaaatgcaaagaaaaggcaaaaataaccaaaatataaatgtgagaataagaaaacaaactc from Corylus avellana chromosome ca6, CavTom2PMs-1.0 includes the following:
- the LOC132185313 gene encoding uncharacterized protein LOC132185313; the protein is MAPKNGPSASTNPPPSDASSIKLECGRAVASLQSGNHTKALKLITDSISRHSGRNNDNSYNSAILHHTRAAIHFKTASFLGDSNKKQEHLNNAADSAREALAFSPNSISLPLFYAQVLFVLASLDGKNGYEEVIKECERALIIEDPVDPLKDSFFQEEEFHGSSQELRVENVKQELRKLIAKCKNLGYEYLNMEIKDVMERVRKVGADIVATRLLQQRNLSTFGLPSQADTDEDRGKYWNLERVLTYWKKSMSVEKKWRLLKVSIEELTAHFSKNTLAKAVLKEAIDFAKEENKWIFWVCCCCGERFGDSELNMEHLKGKHMENLSETLQANIPKEIGDEWIKMVENGVWKPVDVLASVDIIENESRFGHPIDKEGDPEVFLIEIDENHKWPLCEDIERRRILERIRGMLRLCLRNKCFAVGHLQKLMRYTLQVLKTHIPESQIENHGLDKTLLCICFLDAPRLCNVLEFLETLASSCGLYYIAEESVLDSEQAFCVKERIVFSSNFSCLLLDERLLRGELIPSTYQDAIADDGTAVTSAVDVRQNAELTDDVAFPNWLLTGPAIGERLQAWASLRETRRNQVMELFKILEMEFKHLQKMCWKKHGRMLCWKVLRELESICDEEQKKREQSSEPDPQSHASLLSKLQRHVDAVEDTIEFTITKLKLKSISGILKEGQADIIFIKETIFKQQLGLLKEIVDGLILVTRAIMRQTELKLGVASAYDYRPIMVQLLKSFTQARLENLVDKDAIEKSDAALEVLFADVALDTAIKTKGKSKDKKKKKDPKKAKDIKATSSSEEHLPLHHENAEHYSDPEIGVPISSDELKQHTEEKKMDGAIAKNVAEGMPLVFSKQSEIIA